GGCTACCACCACCGGGGCTATCTGGCGGCAATGCTTACTGAACTGAAAGTCATGTTACCAAAGGCGGATAAATTGCTAACAGAACTCGGTCAGGGAAAAGGTGAAATGGGCAGTCGCTGGCCGGAACGGTGTGAGGGTGAACTTCAGCTTTTTCTGGAAACTCCGGCCGGTCCGGCTGGGCTTCAGCTCAGGCTGGAAAGGAATAAAGTTGCTGCTGCGCGGCTATTTACCCCTGACCTATGGCTCAATTCCCTCTGGCTGGAAGGGCAGCGGCAGGGAATTCTTACCGAAACGGACATTTACGCTTTGGCCAGGGACTGGGGCATCCCTGTCAGTTTAACGACAGGGAGGCGGTTATAATGCATCCCGCTCCGGTACGCCTGGTGCATTGGTGGAATGTAACTGCTATCAGTTTCCTGGTTTTATCCGGGTTTTATATACATGATCCTCTCTTCTGGGAGGGTTGGTTTGCCGGGATGGATCGGGCCCGCCTCGTTCACCTGGTAGCCGGCTGGCTGCTGGTGGCAGCGACCTTTTATCGCTGGGGATTCGCCCTGGTCACAGGTGAATGGCGGCAGGTGGTTTTCCGCTGGCAGGACATGAAAGATTTAAGACAACTGCTTAAATATTATTTATTTCTTACTTCTAGCTACCCCCAAAAGGGCAAATACAACCCCGGGCAAAAGCTAGCCTACACCCTCCTCCCCTTTCTCATCATAGGGCAATTGGTTACTGGAGTCATTTTGTTGAAGCCTGCCCTGGCTCCGGTGGCTTTTGCCCTGGGGGATCTTGCCCGATTGCGACTGATACATTATCTGCTGACCTGGGTGATGCTGGTGTTTGTGCTGGGCCATCTCTATCTGGTTTTGCAAAGTGGCTGGCAAAACATCAAGACCATTATCCGGGGCTAAACTAACTGAGGGACTATGTATCTTTCCCCGGAGATACAGTCCATATAT
Above is a genomic segment from Carboxydocella sporoproducens DSM 16521 containing:
- a CDS encoding cytochrome b/b6 domain-containing protein; its protein translation is MHPAPVRLVHWWNVTAISFLVLSGFYIHDPLFWEGWFAGMDRARLVHLVAGWLLVAATFYRWGFALVTGEWRQVVFRWQDMKDLRQLLKYYLFLTSSYPQKGKYNPGQKLAYTLLPFLIIGQLVTGVILLKPALAPVAFALGDLARLRLIHYLLTWVMLVFVLGHLYLVLQSGWQNIKTIIRG